One genomic segment of Actinoplanes ianthinogenes includes these proteins:
- a CDS encoding type VII secretion protein EccE produces MTTDLMAPRRSTAAPAAPPRRADAVSLHQVVTTQAAVALVLVGAVTGGPALFAAVLCAALALTLTWLRVRDRWAFAWLTAALRLNVRRRAAARLSVPRHTTAQETTARETAAQGSAAQIRMAGAILELTAPGTRVTSTDLPSGPAALLTDPTGLTMLLDLGDPTALLAETRPDLPAPWELLPADGRDRPAGRIQLLLTGAPAPTAGSGTGPVAGSYQLLTEGRVLGQARAVLAVHVSRAAGWSDGELLHSLTGQVRKLARRLTAQPLAGPEAVRLFFDLSYADPAAPVHEDWTRLRTGPLSQVTFHAHAPGGAGLTAELMARLLLLPATATTVTLTADVPAHDRPPHSRPVTLAVRLTVPDPATLEAAATALRQLTARERVRLHRRDGDHLPGLATTLPLAVTDPEPPARGQRLRRQRPPASEAFGRLAVPTGWSGLAVGRSRQGDPVLVRLFRPEHTRILLVGGAHCARLTAFRAMAIGARVLVRTHRPQDWATFAHSGSVPDGAIAVVPLDHPAEAPPGSPLHPVLTVLDPGPSRHPATAAPGVTRVGSHESREDGLDALAFATDWTAAGAGGPPHDLDRPEWEATGPVPGSGGGPGSGLARRPGHRLQGGPWTATLTVRPTVGSEDVTALRDADLLLVQPLREAEAELIGGALDLGDTTGLLSRMRPGMLAVLSPPAVRWAMLTPTPVERVLIGNLDRPANER; encoded by the coding sequence GTGACGACGGACCTGATGGCACCGCGGCGATCCACCGCCGCGCCCGCGGCGCCGCCCCGGCGGGCCGATGCAGTGAGCCTTCATCAGGTGGTCACCACCCAGGCCGCTGTGGCCCTGGTCCTGGTCGGCGCCGTCACGGGCGGCCCCGCGCTGTTCGCGGCCGTGCTCTGCGCCGCGCTCGCCCTCACACTGACCTGGCTACGCGTCCGCGACCGCTGGGCCTTCGCCTGGCTGACCGCCGCCCTGCGCCTCAACGTCCGCCGCCGTGCCGCCGCCCGCCTGTCAGTCCCCCGGCACACCACCGCCCAGGAGACCACCGCCCGAGAGACCGCTGCCCAGGGGTCGGCGGCCCAGATCCGGATGGCCGGCGCGATCCTCGAGCTCACCGCCCCGGGCACCCGGGTGACCTCGACCGATCTCCCCAGCGGCCCGGCGGCGCTGCTCACCGACCCCACCGGCCTCACCATGCTGCTCGACCTCGGCGACCCGACCGCCCTGCTCGCCGAGACCAGACCCGACCTGCCCGCGCCCTGGGAGCTGCTGCCCGCCGACGGCCGCGACCGGCCGGCGGGCCGCATCCAGCTGCTGCTGACCGGCGCACCCGCGCCCACCGCCGGCTCCGGGACCGGTCCGGTCGCCGGCTCTTATCAGTTGCTCACCGAGGGCCGGGTCCTCGGGCAGGCCCGGGCGGTGCTCGCGGTCCACGTGTCGCGCGCGGCGGGCTGGTCGGACGGCGAGCTGCTCCACTCCCTGACCGGCCAGGTCCGCAAGCTGGCCCGGCGCCTGACGGCGCAACCCCTGGCCGGGCCCGAGGCGGTCCGCCTGTTCTTCGACCTTTCGTACGCCGATCCAGCCGCCCCCGTCCACGAGGACTGGACGAGGTTACGCACCGGCCCCCTGTCCCAGGTGACGTTCCACGCGCACGCACCCGGCGGAGCAGGCCTGACCGCCGAGCTGATGGCCCGGCTGCTCCTGCTCCCGGCCACGGCGACCACCGTGACCCTCACCGCCGACGTGCCCGCCCACGACCGACCACCGCACAGCCGGCCGGTCACGCTGGCCGTGCGCCTGACCGTCCCCGACCCGGCCACCCTCGAGGCCGCGGCGACCGCCCTGCGGCAGCTGACGGCCCGCGAGCGCGTCCGGCTCCACCGACGCGACGGCGACCACCTGCCCGGCCTCGCCACCACCCTCCCGCTCGCCGTCACCGACCCCGAGCCGCCGGCCCGAGGGCAGCGACTCCGGAGACAGAGGCCACCGGCGAGCGAGGCGTTCGGCCGTCTCGCGGTGCCCACCGGTTGGTCCGGACTCGCGGTCGGCCGCAGCCGGCAGGGCGACCCGGTGCTGGTCCGGCTCTTCCGGCCGGAGCACACCCGGATCCTGCTGGTCGGCGGCGCTCACTGCGCGCGGCTGACAGCGTTCCGGGCGATGGCGATCGGCGCCCGGGTACTGGTCCGCACCCACCGGCCGCAGGACTGGGCCACCTTCGCCCACAGCGGCTCCGTCCCCGATGGCGCGATCGCCGTCGTGCCGCTGGACCACCCGGCCGAGGCCCCGCCGGGATCCCCGCTGCACCCGGTCCTGACCGTCCTCGACCCCGGACCGTCCCGGCACCCGGCCACCGCGGCGCCAGGGGTGACCAGAGTGGGCTCCCACGAGTCCCGGGAGGACGGCCTCGACGCCCTCGCCTTCGCCACCGACTGGACCGCGGCCGGGGCGGGCGGCCCACCCCACGACCTCGACCGGCCGGAGTGGGAGGCCACTGGGCCGGTACCCGGATCGGGGGGCGGGCCGGGGAGCGGGTTGGCGCGCAGGCCGGGACACCGGCTCCAGGGCGGACCGTGGACCGCGACGCTGACGGTCCGGCCCACGGTGGGCAGCGAGGACGTCACCGCGCTCCGCGACGCCGATCTGTTGCTGGTCCAGCCACTCCGGGAGGCTGAGGCCGAGCTGATCGGCGGCGCCCTGGACCTCGGCGACACCACCGGCCTGCTGAGCCGGATGCGCCCCGGCATGCTCGCGGTCCTCAGTCCACCCGCCGTGCGCTGGGCAATGCTGACCCCCACCCCTGTCGAAAGGGTGCTGATCGGCAATCTGGACCGCCCGGCGAATGAGCGATAG
- a CDS encoding WXG100 family type VII secretion target — MALTQAESAVMATTAAKFDQVNGALQLMLSTLMSELSGLSGSWRGLGANAFEQVKTQYAADLRSLGNALAETAESIRASGAGYHATDADAASRVARTGGTFTLPL; from the coding sequence ATGGCGCTGACACAGGCCGAGTCCGCGGTGATGGCGACTACCGCCGCCAAGTTCGATCAGGTCAACGGCGCGCTCCAGCTGATGCTGAGCACGCTGATGTCCGAGCTGTCCGGCCTCAGCGGGTCCTGGCGAGGGCTCGGGGCTAACGCGTTCGAGCAGGTCAAGACGCAGTATGCGGCGGATCTGCGCAGCCTCGGCAACGCGCTCGCGGAGACCGCCGAGTCGATCCGGGCATCCGGCGCCGGATATCACGCCACCGATGCCGACGCCGCCAGTCGTGTCGCCCGCACCGGCGGCACGTTCACCCTGCCGCTCTGA
- a CDS encoding WXG100 family type VII secretion target, which translates to MNDGVLLVHFGALQQAGVDIDKALGTLRSQLDQLERDAAPLVDTWAGEAREAYAQRQATWRAASNDLEGILRQIRHAVIESAADYVATERAATQRFQ; encoded by the coding sequence GTGAACGACGGAGTTCTGCTCGTGCATTTCGGTGCCCTCCAGCAGGCGGGTGTCGACATCGACAAGGCGCTCGGCACCCTGCGGTCCCAGCTCGACCAGTTGGAGCGCGATGCCGCGCCGCTGGTGGACACCTGGGCCGGCGAGGCGCGGGAGGCCTATGCGCAGCGGCAGGCCACATGGCGCGCCGCCTCGAATGATCTGGAGGGCATCCTGCGTCAGATCAGGCACGCGGTGATCGAGTCGGCGGCCGATTACGTGGCCACCGAGCGGGCCGCCACCCAGCGGTTCCAGTGA
- a CDS encoding SseB family protein: MSEWEPATDAEVAMRDALRTDDQESYFRILAGVDLLLPVSADALAGLAPLGWGTWSTGGRTHVLAFTSQEALHACLSDYTGASRRVPYSELANTWPNLEWWLAVNPGLPIEGYLPAWFVAQLARGDLRLPTRGPGREVHGTSKIQEIGAAALAAKRAGDGPGGPTYETSAPAAAASGYPAYSAGSPEAPAGPIGAPGVPGAPASAPSVPGGGPQPSQPGLAPSGLPQRGVPQPGAAPSGPAGAPQFGPGGAPVSGGAPQFGPGGAPLSSPASPAVPGAGPAGQPSGLPVRAAGLPARPTTPSGLPVRTPSGVDPADQPPAASVPAAYKAPAVPRDFPGSPAAPAGPRDLPGAPGGPTPRNFPGSPVSSGAPSGPGGLPVRGTSGSGMATPGWNSESVPFGPENDPRGPLQDPKAPLPVRNPGANTPPIPEHVTPYDPTEAQVDPSWAALGSGRAPSPASGAGPLPSRGGADLSSGAGPLPTRGGADLSSGAGSLPSRGDLSSGAGLLPTRGADLPSGAGPLPTRGGAELSSGAGPLPSRGGSDLPRRQPGQTAGPAQTTSFSGFTNPRTNPAPAAPAPSFPQGPASPQAAAAQAPAPGAPAQPGGQANALPRRQVTPPSERPPSMAAAAQALTGGHTPAPDPALAQRDAAADRFGPSGPAPALSRDSGPAGDRSTPPSRPGLLPPVIPGASGADRGAQGYGSAPGYGASASGFGASGPGTPGSGSALSGTPGYGSTPSYAPGFGGPSAHPVSGAAAPGSPASGHGAPGQFASGLGAPGQPVSGPGVSGHAVSGPGAPGQPVSGSGAPGQPVSGSGAPGHPVPGPGAPGQPVSGASAPGHPVSGAPGQQVSGAPGQQVSGALGQPVSGAAAPGSPISGAGAPGAVAEAPASGSPVSAYPASGSPAATSGAPGYAAPSGYGPSAYAPATPGYAVPAVPAPGATFGMPPQGSPASAYASQAFATQIIPTAKVAAATAPTSGTSGLGVAGSATGGASGSEGQDHRDFVPANDTERELQDAADAGNTDVFLSTLLLANVLVPVAHHSRPGSAPGESGFAFQPEEVDGEKFLIVFTSKDRLSEHFGEPTRTVGVRFYELIRNWPDPNWSFAVNPGTPVGAKYPGTQIIALANWATEAGLGADPIEGPAAEEAGAPVPAPDPVSDEAQHATVMQKTIAAEQVDYYLDRGYDRVAGFVHRASEVEHLRTPAELFGALGLYYDASPFQPDAKEAFVLRWPAFRPSLYRIPYGGQNEQALRAMDGWVIERPPFRGNGFAPGEGRDVIAEFKVDSVRLPHGAQLWRIDADGNERMLAIFDADGPLWRRVGEQ, from the coding sequence GTGTCCGAGTGGGAACCGGCTACGGACGCCGAGGTCGCGATGCGCGATGCGCTGCGCACCGACGACCAGGAGTCCTATTTCCGCATTCTCGCCGGTGTCGACCTTCTGTTACCAGTGTCGGCCGACGCGCTCGCGGGTCTGGCGCCGCTCGGCTGGGGCACCTGGAGCACCGGCGGTCGCACTCATGTGCTGGCGTTCACCTCGCAGGAGGCATTGCACGCCTGCCTGTCCGACTACACCGGCGCGTCGCGACGGGTGCCGTATTCGGAGCTCGCCAACACCTGGCCCAACCTGGAGTGGTGGCTGGCGGTCAACCCCGGCCTGCCGATCGAGGGATATCTGCCGGCCTGGTTCGTCGCGCAGCTCGCCCGCGGTGACCTCCGGCTCCCGACCCGTGGCCCGGGCCGGGAGGTGCACGGCACTTCCAAGATCCAGGAGATCGGCGCGGCCGCGCTCGCGGCCAAGCGGGCCGGTGACGGGCCCGGCGGGCCAACCTATGAGACTTCGGCGCCGGCCGCCGCCGCGTCGGGCTATCCGGCATATTCCGCCGGGAGCCCCGAGGCTCCGGCCGGTCCGATCGGCGCGCCCGGTGTTCCGGGCGCGCCCGCGTCTGCGCCCAGCGTTCCCGGTGGCGGCCCGCAGCCGTCGCAGCCCGGCCTGGCGCCGTCCGGCCTTCCGCAGCGCGGTGTGCCGCAGCCGGGTGCGGCGCCGTCCGGCCCGGCCGGTGCGCCGCAGTTCGGTCCGGGTGGTGCGCCGGTTTCCGGTGGTGCGCCGCAGTTCGGTCCGGGTGGTGCGCCGCTGAGTTCGCCCGCTTCGCCGGCCGTGCCCGGTGCGGGTCCGGCGGGACAGCCGAGCGGTCTCCCGGTGCGTGCGGCGGGTCTGCCGGCCCGGCCCACCACGCCGTCCGGGCTTCCGGTGCGGACCCCGTCCGGGGTTGACCCTGCGGACCAGCCGCCAGCCGCTTCGGTTCCTGCTGCCTACAAGGCGCCGGCCGTGCCCCGCGACTTCCCGGGCTCGCCGGCCGCCCCGGCAGGTCCCCGTGATCTGCCTGGCGCGCCCGGGGGACCGACGCCGCGTAATTTCCCCGGCTCGCCGGTCTCCTCGGGTGCGCCGTCCGGGCCCGGTGGGCTGCCGGTTCGCGGCACCTCGGGTAGTGGCATGGCCACGCCCGGCTGGAACTCGGAGTCAGTGCCCTTCGGGCCGGAGAACGACCCGCGTGGCCCGCTCCAGGACCCCAAGGCGCCGCTGCCGGTGCGCAACCCGGGGGCGAACACACCGCCGATCCCCGAGCACGTCACGCCGTATGACCCGACCGAGGCGCAGGTCGACCCGAGTTGGGCGGCGCTCGGCAGCGGCCGGGCCCCGAGCCCCGCTTCCGGCGCTGGTCCGCTGCCCTCCCGTGGCGGCGCCGATCTGTCGTCCGGTGCCGGTCCGCTGCCCACTCGCGGTGGTGCCGACCTGTCGTCCGGAGCTGGTTCGCTGCCTTCTCGGGGTGACCTGTCGTCCGGAGCTGGTTTGCTGCCTACTCGGGGTGCTGACCTGCCGTCGGGTGCCGGTCCGCTGCCCACTCGCGGTGGCGCCGAGCTGTCGTCCGGAGCTGGTCCGCTGCCCTCTCGCGGAGGTTCCGACCTGCCGCGGCGGCAGCCCGGGCAGACCGCGGGGCCGGCGCAGACCACGTCGTTCTCCGGCTTCACCAACCCCCGGACGAACCCGGCCCCGGCCGCCCCGGCACCGAGCTTCCCGCAGGGTCCCGCCTCGCCGCAGGCCGCGGCTGCGCAGGCCCCGGCTCCCGGCGCGCCGGCCCAGCCCGGTGGACAGGCCAACGCGCTGCCCCGCCGTCAGGTGACCCCGCCGTCAGAGCGTCCGCCGTCGATGGCGGCCGCCGCGCAGGCACTCACCGGCGGGCACACTCCGGCGCCGGACCCGGCTCTCGCGCAGCGCGATGCGGCCGCCGACCGGTTCGGCCCGTCCGGACCCGCCCCGGCCCTGTCCCGCGACTCCGGTCCGGCCGGCGACCGGTCCACGCCGCCGAGTCGGCCCGGGCTGCTTCCGCCGGTCATCCCGGGCGCCTCCGGCGCTGATCGGGGTGCTCAGGGTTACGGCTCCGCGCCCGGCTACGGCGCATCGGCGTCCGGCTTCGGTGCCTCCGGTCCGGGCACGCCCGGATCCGGGTCCGCCCTTTCCGGTACGCCGGGATACGGCTCGACGCCGTCGTACGCTCCCGGCTTCGGTGGTCCGTCGGCCCATCCGGTCTCCGGCGCGGCCGCCCCCGGCAGCCCCGCCTCCGGCCACGGCGCCCCGGGCCAGTTCGCTTCCGGCCTCGGTGCTCCGGGCCAGCCGGTTTCCGGTCCTGGTGTCTCGGGTCATGCCGTTTCTGGTCCTGGTGCTCCGGGCCAGCCTGTGTCTGGTTCTGGTGCTCCGGGCCAGCCAGTTTCCGGTTCTGGTGCTCCGGGTCATCCCGTTCCTGGTCCTGGTGCTCCGGGACAGCCGGTTTCCGGCGCCAGCGCTCCGGGCCACCCGGTTTCCGGTGCTCCGGGTCAGCAGGTCTCCGGCGCTCCGGGTCAGCAGGTTTCCGGCGCCTTGGGACAACCGGTTTCCGGCGCGGCTGCCCCGGGCAGCCCGATCTCCGGCGCCGGTGCGCCCGGTGCGGTCGCCGAAGCACCCGCTTCCGGCAGCCCGGTCTCGGCCTACCCGGCGTCCGGCAGCCCCGCCGCGACCTCGGGTGCTCCCGGATACGCCGCACCGTCCGGCTACGGCCCGTCTGCCTACGCCCCCGCCACCCCCGGTTACGCCGTGCCCGCGGTGCCCGCTCCGGGGGCCACGTTCGGCATGCCGCCGCAGGGGAGCCCCGCTTCGGCGTACGCGAGCCAGGCGTTCGCCACCCAGATCATCCCGACCGCCAAGGTGGCCGCCGCGACCGCGCCGACCTCCGGGACGTCCGGTCTCGGCGTGGCCGGCTCGGCGACCGGCGGCGCTTCCGGGTCGGAGGGCCAGGACCATCGGGACTTCGTGCCGGCCAACGACACCGAGCGGGAGCTTCAGGACGCCGCGGACGCCGGGAACACCGACGTCTTCCTCTCCACCCTGCTGCTGGCGAACGTGCTGGTGCCGGTGGCGCACCACTCCCGCCCCGGCAGCGCGCCCGGGGAGTCCGGCTTCGCGTTCCAGCCGGAGGAGGTCGACGGCGAGAAGTTCCTGATCGTCTTCACCAGCAAGGACCGGCTCTCCGAGCACTTCGGCGAGCCGACCCGCACGGTGGGTGTCCGGTTCTACGAGCTGATCCGCAACTGGCCCGACCCGAACTGGTCGTTCGCCGTCAACCCGGGCACCCCGGTCGGCGCGAAGTACCCGGGCACCCAGATCATCGCCCTGGCGAACTGGGCCACCGAGGCCGGTCTGGGCGCCGACCCGATCGAGGGCCCGGCGGCCGAGGAGGCGGGCGCTCCGGTGCCGGCCCCGGATCCGGTCAGCGACGAGGCGCAGCACGCCACCGTCATGCAGAAGACGATCGCCGCCGAGCAGGTCGACTACTACCTGGACCGCGGGTACGACCGGGTGGCCGGGTTCGTGCACCGGGCCTCCGAGGTCGAGCACCTGCGGACGCCGGCCGAGCTGTTCGGCGCGCTCGGGCTCTACTACGACGCGTCGCCGTTCCAGCCGGACGCGAAGGAGGCGTTCGTGCTGCGCTGGCCGGCCTTCCGGCCCAGCCTGTACCGGATCCCCTACGGCGGGCAGAACGAGCAGGCGCTGCGCGCCATGGACGGCTGGGTGATCGAGCGGCCGCCGTTCCGGGGCAACGGGTTCGCCCCGGGTGAGGGCCGCGACGTGATCGCCGAGTTCAAGGTGGACAGCGTGCGGTTGCCGCACGGTGCCCAGCTGTGGCGCATCGACGCGGACGGCAACGAACGCATGTTGGCGATCTTCGACGCGGACGGACCGCTCTGGCGCCGGGTGGGTGAGCAGTGA
- a CDS encoding alpha/beta fold hydrolase → MDESVVMAEGPWTHRFVGANGSRFHVVEAGTGPLVLFLHGFPEFWWAWHDIMTRVADAGFRAAAIDLRGYGLSDKPPRGYDGYTMAADVTGLIRALGERSATIVGAGAGGMVGWAAAAFHPKMVNRLVVLGAAHPLRLRAALFADPRGQFAASATILKFQVPRYEHVLTKDDAALIGELMAHWSSPEWAATPEFADYSYRCRQAIQIPQASFCALEAYRWVARSALRLQGYRFVKLMQQPLSMPTLQLHGSLDKAILPRTAQGSGRYVTAPYEWRLLPGAGHFIHQEAPDFVTGEILRWLKTPS, encoded by the coding sequence ATGGACGAGTCGGTGGTAATGGCGGAGGGCCCGTGGACCCACCGTTTCGTCGGCGCCAACGGCAGCCGGTTCCACGTCGTGGAGGCCGGCACCGGCCCACTCGTCCTCTTCCTGCACGGCTTCCCCGAGTTCTGGTGGGCCTGGCACGACATCATGACCCGGGTCGCCGACGCCGGTTTCCGGGCCGCCGCCATCGATCTGCGCGGTTACGGGCTGAGCGACAAACCCCCGCGCGGCTACGACGGCTACACCATGGCTGCCGACGTGACCGGCCTGATCCGCGCGCTGGGCGAGCGGTCCGCCACGATCGTCGGCGCCGGTGCCGGCGGGATGGTCGGCTGGGCCGCCGCCGCCTTCCACCCCAAAATGGTCAATCGCCTGGTGGTGCTCGGCGCGGCCCACCCGCTGCGGCTGCGGGCCGCGCTGTTCGCCGACCCTCGCGGTCAGTTCGCGGCGTCGGCCACCATCCTCAAATTCCAAGTTCCGCGGTACGAACATGTGCTCACCAAAGACGACGCCGCCCTGATCGGTGAGCTGATGGCGCACTGGAGCAGCCCCGAGTGGGCGGCCACCCCCGAGTTCGCGGACTACTCGTACCGCTGCCGCCAGGCGATCCAGATCCCGCAGGCGTCGTTCTGCGCCCTGGAGGCGTATCGCTGGGTGGCCCGCAGCGCGCTGCGCCTCCAGGGCTACCGCTTCGTCAAGCTCATGCAGCAGCCGCTCAGCATGCCGACCCTGCAACTGCACGGCTCGCTGGACAAGGCGATCCTGCCGCGCACCGCCCAGGGCTCCGGCCGATACGTGACGGCGCCGTACGAGTGGCGTCTGCTGCCCGGCGCCGGGCACTTCATCCACCAGGAGGCGCCGGACTTCGTCACCGGCGAGATCCTGCGCTGGCTGAAGACGCCCAGCTGA